A DNA window from Capnocytophaga sp. ARDL2 contains the following coding sequences:
- the dut gene encoding dUTP diphosphatase, which produces MKIKIINKSSHALPSYETLASAGMDLRANISSPIVLEPMQRALIPTGLFMELPIGYEAQVRPRSGLALKKGITCLNTPGTIDADYRGEIGVILANLSNEPFTVENGERIAQMVIAKHERAEWVEVETLSETERGTGGFGSTGVK; this is translated from the coding sequence ATGAAAATTAAAATAATCAATAAATCTTCGCACGCATTGCCGTCGTATGAAACTTTAGCATCGGCTGGAATGGATTTACGTGCAAATATCTCCTCTCCTATTGTTTTAGAACCTATGCAACGAGCATTGATTCCTACAGGATTGTTTATGGAATTGCCTATTGGTTACGAAGCACAAGTGCGTCCGAGAAGTGGCTTAGCATTGAAAAAAGGTATCACTTGCCTCAATACACCAGGAACGATTGATGCAGATTATCGTGGGGAAATCGGAGTGATTTTAGCCAATCTTTCCAATGAACCCTTTACTGTAGAAAATGGCGAACGCATCGCTCAAATGGTCATCGCAAAACACGAAAGAGCCGAATGGGTTGAAGTAGAAACACTCAGCGAAACCGAAAGAGGAACCGGAGGATTTGGAAGTACTGGTGTGAAGTAA
- a CDS encoding 3-hydroxyanthranilate 3,4-dioxygenase, protein MKKPFNLNQWISENKHLLKPPVANKNLYVESEDYIVMIVGGPNARKDFHYNETEELFYQLEGSIKVAIQTESGKEIVELNAGDMFLLPAKVPHSPMRTENSVGLVIERKRNDLPDAKDGLLWFCENCNHKLHEVYFSLNDIEKDFLSHFENFYNSEEKRTCKKCGTVMQP, encoded by the coding sequence ATGAAAAAGCCTTTTAACCTCAATCAATGGATTAGCGAAAACAAACATTTGCTAAAACCACCTGTTGCAAACAAAAATTTGTATGTAGAAAGTGAGGATTATATCGTGATGATAGTCGGTGGACCTAATGCTCGAAAAGATTTTCACTACAACGAAACCGAAGAATTGTTTTATCAATTGGAAGGTAGTATCAAAGTAGCTATCCAAACAGAAAGCGGAAAAGAAATCGTAGAACTCAACGCTGGTGATATGTTTTTATTGCCAGCAAAAGTTCCGCATTCGCCGATGCGTACAGAAAATTCGGTGGGATTGGTCATCGAAAGAAAGCGAAACGACCTACCCGATGCAAAAGACGGGTTGCTTTGGTTTTGCGAAAATTGCAATCACAAATTACATGAGGTATATTTTTCATTAAACGATATAGAAAAAGACTTTTTATCACATTTTGAAAATTTTTACAATTCGGAGGAAAAACGCACTTGTAAAAAGTGTGGGACAGTAATGCAACCTTAA
- a CDS encoding DUF2059 domain-containing protein → MKNIVLSIAFVAVSAMGMAQSRDFKKDVLEYIEVAGSEKAMMVQLEQIFSQVPVSKQEDFKKELAATLPAFKEQLAEVMMKTYTQEEITALLKFYNSPIGKTIASKQEELTKKSAKIGEKWGEEYLMPILMKYFN, encoded by the coding sequence ATGAAAAATATCGTTTTATCTATCGCATTCGTAGCTGTGTCGGCAATGGGGATGGCACAATCAAGAGATTTTAAGAAAGATGTGTTGGAGTATATTGAGGTTGCTGGTTCAGAAAAAGCAATGATGGTTCAATTAGAGCAGATCTTTTCTCAAGTTCCAGTTTCAAAACAAGAAGATTTCAAAAAAGAACTTGCAGCTACTTTGCCAGCTTTCAAAGAACAATTGGCAGAAGTAATGATGAAAACTTACACACAAGAAGAAATCACTGCATTGTTGAAATTTTACAACTCTCCAATTGGAAAGACAATTGCATCAAAGCAAGAAGAGCTTACTAAAAAAAGTGCAAAAATTGGAGAAAAATGGGGTGAGGAATATTTGATGCCAATCTTAATGAAATATTTCAACTAA
- a CDS encoding HNH endonuclease: MSNHQHDPNANELWLYYQSVINWVKVTFPKYRKEMKGIEWGFLYNDFKDIPQDSNALEKEIAKLMQDDDVTAKKGIYEYVLGRKEKFLNIRAFTDNQKREAYERQNGICAICGEHFELSEMEADHIKPWHEGGITNAENCQMLCKMDNRTKSGK, from the coding sequence ATGAGCAATCATCAGCACGACCCAAACGCCAATGAATTGTGGCTGTATTATCAGTCTGTAATTAATTGGGTAAAAGTAACTTTTCCAAAATACCGCAAAGAGATGAAAGGCATCGAATGGGGATTTTTGTACAATGATTTTAAAGATATTCCGCAAGATAGCAATGCTTTGGAAAAAGAAATTGCAAAACTGATGCAAGACGACGATGTTACCGCCAAAAAAGGAATTTATGAATATGTCTTAGGCCGAAAAGAAAAATTCTTGAATATTAGAGCCTTTACCGACAATCAGAAACGCGAAGCCTACGAACGCCAAAACGGAATTTGTGCTATTTGTGGTGAACATTTTGAACTATCTGAAATGGAAGCCGATCACATCAAACCGTGGCACGAGGGCGGAATAACCAATGCCGAAAATTGTCAAATGCTTTGTAAAATGGATAACAGAACGAAGTCGGGGAAATAA
- a CDS encoding murein hydrolase activator EnvC: protein MRIFYILSFILISNFSFAQTDYQAEQRKLEQKKAAIQKEIKEVQALLNSNKKKERDISAEIANQSKKIKLQENLIANSQKQKKNLDNDIYVNTLAINKLKKELEILKADYAKTVLNSYKYKSDESKVLFILSSDNFLQAYKRIQYLKQYAQHRKHQVDEIQAKTNELNRLNDNISKQIVKQQAIIKEQEILKGDLEEDRRKQKQLMASVQKDSRKYSQDIKKKQQESRNIDAQIKRLIQKSIEEANRRAREKATREAKAKGKTVEAPKKSAPGKLDLTPEETLVANNFKANQGRLPWPVEKGYISMGYGKNRHPEHDNLEITNSGIDITTEKGASVRAVFEGEVMSVQVYGGQRAVAIRHGDYITVYSNLSSVSVSAGQKVSHKQRIGTVGTNLDKNPGLRFLVSHNTNILNPQSWISRR, encoded by the coding sequence ATGCGTATTTTTTATATATTATCGTTTATATTAATCAGTAATTTTTCATTTGCTCAAACCGATTATCAAGCGGAACAAAGAAAATTGGAACAGAAAAAAGCTGCCATTCAAAAAGAAATTAAAGAAGTTCAGGCACTTTTAAATTCTAATAAGAAAAAAGAACGCGATATTTCGGCTGAAATTGCCAATCAAAGTAAAAAAATCAAATTGCAAGAAAATTTGATTGCCAATTCGCAAAAGCAAAAGAAAAATTTAGACAACGATATTTATGTAAACACCTTAGCTATCAATAAGTTGAAAAAAGAATTAGAAATCTTAAAGGCAGATTATGCTAAAACGGTTTTAAATTCTTATAAATACAAATCTGATGAATCAAAAGTGTTGTTTATCCTTTCATCAGACAATTTTTTGCAAGCATACAAACGAATACAATATCTAAAACAATATGCACAGCATAGAAAACATCAAGTAGATGAAATTCAAGCGAAAACAAACGAATTGAATCGATTGAATGACAATATTTCAAAGCAAATTGTTAAACAACAAGCCATAATCAAGGAACAAGAAATTCTCAAAGGTGATTTGGAAGAAGACCGTAGAAAACAAAAGCAATTGATGGCTTCTGTTCAAAAAGATAGCAGAAAATACAGTCAAGATATCAAGAAAAAACAACAAGAAAGTCGCAATATCGATGCACAAATCAAACGTTTGATTCAAAAATCGATTGAAGAAGCCAACCGCCGTGCTCGTGAAAAAGCAACCAGAGAGGCAAAAGCGAAAGGAAAAACTGTAGAAGCTCCGAAAAAATCTGCTCCAGGAAAGTTGGATTTGACACCAGAAGAAACATTGGTAGCCAACAACTTTAAAGCAAACCAAGGACGTCTTCCATGGCCAGTAGAAAAAGGATATATTTCGATGGGATACGGTAAAAACAGACACCCAGAACACGACAATCTTGAAATTACAAACAGTGGTATCGATATCACAACCGAAAAAGGTGCAAGTGTACGTGCCGTTTTTGAAGGAGAAGTGATGTCAGTACAGGTATATGGAGGACAAAGAGCCGTTGCGATCAGACACGGAGATTATATTACGGTATATTCAAACTTGTCAAGTGTTTCTGTGTCAGCAGGTCAAAAAGTATCTCACAAACAACGTATCGGTACTGTAGGAACTAATTTAGATAAAAACCCAGGTTTGAGATTTTTGGTATCACACAATACAAACATATTAAACCCACAATCGTGGATTAGTAGAAGATAA
- a CDS encoding outer membrane protein, with the protein MKKILLTAGLVVATSLSVNAQVSQNAIGLRFGDSDGLGAEVSYQRSLTSNNRLEANLGWRGGNNINFLKVTGIYQWYWPIENNFVWYAGVGGAVGTWSYSYNHPLTGKLSDSGASVAAAGQIGIEYHFNIPLQVSLDFKPEFNLMKSDHYNSFGRDIALSVRYKF; encoded by the coding sequence ATGAAAAAAATATTATTAACTGCTGGATTAGTTGTAGCAACTTCTTTATCAGTAAATGCACAGGTTTCTCAAAATGCTATCGGATTACGTTTCGGAGATAGCGATGGTTTAGGAGCTGAAGTTTCTTATCAAAGATCATTAACAAGCAACAACCGTTTAGAGGCCAACTTAGGTTGGAGAGGTGGTAACAATATCAACTTTTTGAAAGTAACAGGTATTTATCAATGGTATTGGCCAATCGAAAACAACTTCGTATGGTATGCGGGTGTTGGAGGTGCAGTAGGTACATGGTCATATAGCTATAACCACCCATTGACAGGAAAACTTTCTGATTCGGGGGCTTCTGTTGCAGCTGCAGGACAAATTGGTATTGAGTACCACTTCAATATTCCTTTGCAAGTTTCATTGGATTTCAAACCAGAATTTAATTTGATGAAAAGCGATCATTACAACAGCTTTGGACGTGATATCGCTTTGAGTGTTAGATATAAATTCTAA
- a CDS encoding DUF4292 domain-containing protein, giving the protein MKKTLFSILLLTSLVGCKTQKIQPVETNETIEIANQPELPSNSDVDIKHDWEAVYNKHIAINRSFNTAQIQATVDYADTIQDYNIKADIRIEKGKQILINMRYFLINVGKIYISPERISYYEIATNTHYDGNFELLQQMFGVKVDYQQVENIFLGETFFDVSSFFWETFQKNNQLEMKHFAKAYTLSINLKNNGELISQEIDDNKGNSALLKYYSFQNINQTVLPKNWSIDTKKKQTILLNYDKIEFDGKLNFKYEIPSRSKPVKL; this is encoded by the coding sequence ATGAAAAAGACCTTATTTTCTATCTTACTATTGACATCGTTGGTAGGATGTAAAACACAAAAAATACAACCCGTAGAAACCAATGAAACTATAGAAATTGCAAACCAACCAGAACTACCGAGTAATTCAGATGTTGACATAAAACACGATTGGGAAGCTGTATATAACAAACATATAGCCATCAATCGCTCGTTCAACACTGCTCAAATACAAGCAACGGTAGATTATGCCGATACCATACAGGATTATAACATTAAAGCAGATATTCGCATAGAAAAAGGAAAGCAAATCCTCATCAACATGCGTTATTTTCTCATAAATGTTGGAAAAATTTACATTAGTCCCGAGCGAATCAGCTATTATGAAATTGCAACTAATACTCATTACGATGGCAATTTTGAACTATTGCAACAAATGTTTGGTGTGAAAGTAGATTATCAACAGGTGGAAAATATTTTCTTAGGTGAAACTTTTTTTGATGTTTCGTCGTTTTTTTGGGAAACATTCCAGAAAAACAATCAATTGGAAATGAAACATTTTGCCAAAGCCTATACCCTATCCATAAATTTGAAAAACAATGGAGAGTTGATTTCACAAGAAATTGATGACAACAAAGGGAATAGTGCCTTGTTAAAATATTATTCGTTTCAAAACATCAATCAAACCGTTTTACCTAAAAATTGGTCGATTGATACCAAAAAGAAACAAACCATTTTATTGAATTACGATAAAATCGAATTTGATGGGAAACTAAATTTTAAATACGAAATCCCTTCAAGGTCCAAACCAGTAAAATTATAA
- a CDS encoding thioredoxin family protein, with the protein MKTIFNQAYEQSMSYQEFLDLMDEKIKDGLSTGHEQNEILSNFTKLNRSRMKRVTKTVELLPELTEKIQNITEKQIWLVLTESWCGDAAQSVPVLNLIAESSPNIELRIVLRDDNDPLMQQYLTNGGRSIPKLIAIDASKENELFTWGPRPEKGTAFFLEQKEKFGGVTAEVKEALQKWYNDDQGQSLQQDILKQY; encoded by the coding sequence ATGAAAACTATATTCAATCAAGCCTACGAACAATCGATGTCTTATCAAGAATTTCTTGATTTGATGGACGAAAAAATCAAAGATGGACTTTCTACAGGACACGAACAAAATGAAATCTTGAGCAATTTTACTAAATTGAACCGTTCGCGTATGAAACGCGTTACCAAAACTGTAGAATTGTTGCCAGAATTGACCGAAAAAATCCAAAATATCACCGAAAAACAAATTTGGTTGGTACTTACGGAAAGTTGGTGTGGCGATGCGGCTCAATCAGTACCTGTACTTAATTTGATTGCTGAAAGTTCGCCTAATATAGAATTGCGAATTGTATTGAGAGACGACAACGACCCTTTGATGCAACAATATTTGACAAACGGTGGGCGTTCAATCCCTAAATTAATCGCAATTGATGCCTCTAAAGAAAACGAATTGTTTACTTGGGGACCTCGACCAGAAAAAGGCACTGCTTTTTTCTTGGAACAAAAAGAAAAGTTTGGTGGAGTTACTGCCGAAGTGAAAGAGGCATTGCAAAAATGGTACAACGACGACCAAGGACAAAGTTTACAACAGGATATTTTGAAACAATATTAA
- a CDS encoding adenine-specific methyltransferase EcoRI family protein, producing MAKSTANSNLHKAKKGKNDEFYNQLSDIENKLKHYKDHFKGKVVYCNCDAPRVSNFFHYFSHNFELLGLKKLIATCYKNQQIDLFSDNSSEKAVYLIYEGDKNQNFKPDDEKIEVFPLKGDGDFRSEECIELLKQADIVVTNPPFSLFREYVAQLVEYDKKFLIIGNQNAITYKEIFSLIKENKIWLGYKNGDMEFKVPDYYEPKATRYWQDETGQKWRSMGNICWFTNLDHSKRHEELILYKSYHENDYPKYDNYDAVEVSKVDHIPMDYNGYMGGTNNFFE from the coding sequence ATGGCAAAATCTACGGCAAACAGCAACCTACACAAAGCTAAAAAAGGAAAAAACGATGAATTTTACAACCAACTTTCTGACATCGAAAACAAACTCAAACACTACAAAGACCATTTTAAAGGTAAAGTGGTATATTGCAACTGCGATGCCCCACGTGTAAGCAACTTTTTTCATTATTTTTCGCATAATTTTGAACTTTTAGGTTTAAAAAAGTTGATTGCAACCTGCTATAAAAACCAGCAAATAGACCTTTTTAGCGATAATTCTTCCGAAAAAGCCGTATATCTGATTTACGAAGGCGATAAAAACCAAAATTTCAAACCTGATGACGAAAAAATAGAAGTTTTTCCACTAAAAGGCGATGGCGATTTCCGCAGCGAAGAATGTATAGAACTCCTTAAACAAGCCGATATAGTGGTTACCAATCCACCGTTTTCTTTGTTCAGAGAATATGTGGCTCAATTAGTCGAATATGACAAAAAATTTTTGATTATTGGAAATCAAAATGCAATTACTTACAAAGAAATTTTTTCCTTAATCAAAGAAAATAAGATTTGGTTAGGATATAAAAATGGAGATATGGAGTTTAAAGTTCCTGATTATTACGAACCAAAAGCGACGAGATATTGGCAAGATGAAACAGGACAAAAATGGCGAAGTATGGGAAATATTTGCTGGTTTACCAATCTTGACCACAGCAAACGCCACGAAGAATTGATTTTGTACAAATCGTATCACGAAAATGATTACCCTAAATACGATAATTACGATGCCGTAGAGGTCAGTAAAGTAGACCATATTCCGATGGATTACAATGGATATATGGGGGGTACCAATAACTTTTTTGAGTAA
- the lepA gene encoding translation elongation factor 4 yields the protein MKNIRNFCIIAHIDHGKSTLADRLLDATQTVTAREAQAQLLDNMDLERERGITIKSHAIQMEFNYKGEQYILNLIDTPGHVDFSYEVSRSIAACEGALLIVDAAQSIQAQTISNLYLALENDLEIIPVLNKVDLPSANPEEVSDDIVNLLGCKHEDIIHASGKTGFGVDKILEAIIERIPAPKGNADEPLQALIFDSVYNPFRGIEVIFRVLNGEIKKNQKIKFMATGKEYFADEVGTLKLNQVPKQKISAGDVGYLISGIKEAKEVKVGDTITDAVNPTQNMISGFEDVKPMVFAGIYPVDTEDYEDLRASMEKLQLNDASLVFQAESSAALGFGFRCGFLGMLHMEIIQERLEREFNMTVITTVPNVSYLAYTKKAPDIPIIVNNPSDLPEPSKIDRVEEPFIKATVITKADFVGQVMSLCIEKRGQITNQTYLTEDRVELNFDMPLAEIVFDFYDRLKTVSKGYASFDYHPIGMRTSKLVRLDVLLNGQNVDALSALIHEDNAYTIGKKMCEKLKELIPRQQFDIPIQAAIGAKIISRETIKALRKDVTAKCYGGDISRKRKLLEKQKAGKKRMRQVGNVEIPQSAFMAVLKLND from the coding sequence ATGAAAAACATTAGAAATTTTTGTATCATCGCACACATCGACCACGGTAAATCTACCTTGGCTGATAGATTGCTCGATGCTACACAAACTGTAACAGCTCGTGAAGCTCAAGCTCAGTTGTTGGACAACATGGATTTGGAACGCGAAAGAGGAATTACCATAAAATCTCACGCTATCCAAATGGAGTTTAACTACAAAGGCGAACAATATATTCTCAACCTTATCGACACTCCAGGACATGTGGATTTTTCGTACGAAGTTTCTCGTTCGATTGCCGCTTGTGAAGGTGCATTGTTGATTGTTGATGCCGCTCAAAGCATTCAGGCACAGACGATTTCCAACTTGTATTTGGCATTGGAAAACGACTTGGAAATCATACCAGTATTGAACAAAGTAGATTTGCCCTCTGCCAATCCTGAAGAAGTAAGTGATGACATCGTAAATCTTTTGGGATGCAAACACGAAGACATTATCCACGCTTCTGGAAAAACAGGTTTTGGGGTTGATAAAATCTTGGAAGCCATCATCGAACGCATTCCTGCTCCAAAAGGTAATGCAGACGAACCACTTCAAGCATTGATTTTTGACTCGGTTTACAATCCTTTTAGAGGAATTGAGGTAATTTTCCGTGTATTGAACGGTGAAATCAAAAAAAACCAAAAAATCAAATTCATGGCTACAGGCAAAGAATATTTTGCCGATGAAGTGGGAACTTTGAAATTGAACCAAGTGCCTAAACAAAAAATCTCTGCCGGAGATGTAGGCTATTTGATTTCAGGTATCAAAGAAGCCAAAGAAGTAAAAGTTGGAGATACAATTACCGATGCGGTAAACCCTACTCAAAATATGATTTCAGGTTTCGAGGATGTAAAACCAATGGTATTTGCGGGTATTTATCCGGTTGATACAGAGGATTATGAAGATTTGAGGGCCTCGATGGAAAAATTACAGCTTAACGATGCTTCGTTGGTATTCCAAGCAGAAAGTTCAGCTGCTTTGGGATTCGGATTTCGTTGTGGTTTCTTAGGAATGTTGCATATGGAAATCATCCAAGAGCGTTTGGAAAGAGAGTTTAACATGACGGTAATTACCACCGTTCCCAATGTATCGTATCTGGCATACACCAAAAAAGCCCCAGATATTCCGATTATCGTAAACAATCCGTCAGATTTGCCAGAACCTTCGAAAATCGACCGAGTGGAGGAACCATTCATTAAGGCTACTGTTATCACCAAAGCCGATTTCGTAGGTCAAGTGATGAGTTTGTGTATCGAAAAACGCGGACAAATTACCAACCAAACATATTTAACAGAAGACCGAGTAGAATTAAATTTTGATATGCCATTGGCAGAAATTGTATTTGATTTTTACGATAGATTGAAAACAGTTTCAAAAGGTTACGCATCGTTTGATTACCACCCGATTGGTATGCGTACATCAAAATTGGTTCGATTAGATGTATTGCTCAACGGACAAAATGTAGATGCGTTATCAGCTTTGATTCACGAAGACAATGCCTACACAATTGGTAAGAAAATGTGTGAAAAATTGAAAGAATTGATTCCACGCCAACAGTTTGACATTCCAATTCAGGCAGCAATTGGAGCGAAAATCATTTCGAGAGAAACCATCAAAGCCTTGAGAAAAGATGTAACTGCAAAATGTTACGGAGGAGATATTTCTCGTAAAAGAAAATTATTAGAAAAACAAAAAGCAGGTAAAAAACGTATGAGACAAGTAGGAAATGTAGAAATTCCACAATCGGCGTTTATGGCTGTTTTGAAATTGAATGATTAA
- a CDS encoding aldehyde dehydrogenase family protein: MSTQTQNFGIEEALKALGLEGEKLGTSTGTQWFSNGKTIESYSPADGKLIGSVKTSSQEDYEAVMAKATEAFKSWRLVPAPKRGEIVRQVGEALRENKEALGKLVSYEMGKSFQEGLGEVQEMIDICDYAVGLSRQLYGFTMHSERPKHRMYDQYHPLGVVGIISAFNFPVAVWSWNAALAWVCGDVCVWKPSSKTPLCAVACQNIISKVFAENNVPEGVSCLVTGNLTGDLINTDKRIPLVSFTGSTRIGRHVSKVVAERFGRTILELGGNNAIIVSEHADLNMVLVGAVFGAVGTAGQRCTTTRRLIVHESVYDKTIETLKKAYAQLKIGNPLDASNHVGPLIDKKATEDYLNAIAKAKAEGGNVIVEGGVLEGEGYESGCYVKPCIIEAKNHFEIVQEETFAPILYVMKYNNIEEAIDMQNDVPQGLSSSIFTTNMREAELFLSHAGSDCGIANVNIGTSGAEIGGAFGGEKETGGGRESGSDAWKIYMRRQTNTINYGTELPLAQGIKFDF, encoded by the coding sequence ATGAGTACACAAACTCAAAACTTCGGAATTGAAGAAGCATTAAAAGCCTTAGGATTAGAAGGAGAAAAATTGGGAACTTCAACAGGAACTCAATGGTTTTCAAACGGAAAAACAATAGAATCTTACTCACCAGCCGATGGAAAATTGATTGGTTCGGTAAAAACTTCTTCTCAAGAAGATTACGAAGCTGTAATGGCAAAAGCTACAGAAGCATTCAAATCTTGGAGATTGGTTCCAGCACCAAAAAGAGGTGAAATCGTAAGACAAGTTGGAGAAGCTTTGAGAGAAAACAAAGAAGCTCTTGGAAAATTGGTTTCTTACGAAATGGGAAAAAGCTTTCAAGAAGGTTTAGGAGAAGTACAAGAAATGATTGACATCTGTGATTATGCAGTAGGACTTTCTCGTCAGTTGTACGGATTTACAATGCACTCAGAAAGACCAAAACACAGAATGTACGACCAATACCACCCACTTGGAGTAGTTGGTATCATTTCAGCGTTTAACTTCCCAGTAGCTGTATGGTCTTGGAACGCAGCATTGGCTTGGGTTTGTGGTGATGTTTGTGTATGGAAACCAAGCTCAAAAACACCTTTGTGTGCAGTAGCTTGTCAAAATATCATTTCAAAAGTATTTGCAGAAAACAATGTACCAGAAGGAGTTAGCTGTTTAGTAACAGGAAACTTGACAGGAGATTTGATCAACACCGACAAACGCATTCCTTTGGTATCGTTTACAGGTTCTACAAGAATCGGTCGTCATGTATCAAAAGTAGTAGCAGAGAGATTTGGACGCACTATTTTGGAATTAGGAGGAAACAACGCAATCATCGTTTCAGAACACGCAGATTTGAACATGGTATTGGTTGGAGCAGTGTTTGGAGCAGTAGGTACAGCAGGACAAAGATGTACGACTACGCGTCGATTGATTGTTCATGAATCTGTATATGACAAAACGATTGAAACATTGAAAAAAGCCTATGCACAGTTGAAAATCGGAAATCCATTAGACGCTTCAAACCATGTAGGACCACTAATTGATAAAAAAGCTACAGAAGACTACTTGAACGCAATTGCAAAAGCAAAAGCAGAAGGTGGAAATGTTATCGTAGAAGGTGGTGTATTGGAAGGAGAAGGATACGAAAGCGGATGCTATGTAAAACCTTGTATCATCGAAGCGAAAAATCACTTTGAAATCGTACAAGAAGAAACCTTTGCTCCGATTTTGTATGTGATGAAATACAACAACATCGAAGAAGCCATTGATATGCAAAATGATGTACCACAAGGATTGTCGTCATCTATTTTCACAACCAATATGAGAGAAGCAGAATTGTTCTTGTCTCATGCAGGATCTGACTGTGGTATTGCCAATGTAAACATTGGAACATCAGGAGCAGAAATTGGAGGAGCTTTTGGAGGTGAAAAAGAAACAGGAGGTGGTAGAGAGTCTGGATCAGATGCTTGGAAAATCTATATGCGTCGTCAGACCAATACGATCAACTATGGAACCGAATTGCCATTGGCACAAGGAATCAAATTTGATTTTTAA
- the nth gene encoding endonuclease III, with protein sequence MKKEEKVQFVIDTLERLYPNPPIPLDHKDPYTLLIAVLLSAQCTDERVNKITPLLFKKADNPYDMVKLSLEEIADIIRPCGLTPMKSKGILGLSHILIEKHNGQVPADFAALEELPAVGHKTASVVMSQAFDIPAFPVDTHIHRLMYRWNLSNGKSVEQTEKDAKRLFPKELWNKLHLQIIYYAREYSPARNWKLENDTITLKIGRKTVLNYHLK encoded by the coding sequence ATGAAAAAAGAAGAAAAAGTACAGTTTGTAATCGATACATTAGAGCGTTTGTATCCCAATCCGCCAATACCACTCGATCATAAAGACCCTTATACTTTGTTGATTGCCGTGTTGCTTTCGGCTCAGTGTACAGACGAACGCGTAAATAAAATCACGCCTTTGTTGTTTAAAAAAGCAGACAATCCCTACGATATGGTAAAACTCTCTTTGGAAGAAATCGCCGACATCATCCGCCCATGCGGATTAACCCCGATGAAATCTAAAGGAATTTTAGGACTAAGTCATATTTTGATAGAAAAACACAACGGTCAAGTACCGGCAGATTTCGCCGCTTTGGAAGAATTACCAGCCGTAGGACACAAAACAGCCTCTGTAGTGATGTCTCAGGCGTTTGATATACCAGCCTTTCCTGTCGATACACACATTCACCGATTGATGTACCGATGGAATCTTTCCAACGGAAAAAGTGTAGAACAAACCGAAAAAGATGCCAAGCGTTTATTCCCAAAAGAATTGTGGAACAAACTGCATTTGCAAATCATTTATTACGCAAGAGAATATTCTCCAGCACGCAATTGGAAACTCGAAAACGATACCATTACTTTGAAGATTGGTCGAAAAACTGTATTAAATTATCACTTAAAATAA
- a CDS encoding DUF262 domain-containing protein, whose translation MKIQLKEITVKELVEGYQDNEEQGVRGYGGKLDIRPPYQREFVYKEKQRDAVIHTLTQDFPLNVMYWAVRDDGNFEVIDGQQRTISISVKTT comes from the coding sequence ATGAAAATCCAACTTAAAGAAATTACCGTAAAAGAATTGGTAGAAGGCTATCAAGACAATGAAGAGCAAGGCGTAAGAGGTTATGGAGGAAAGTTAGATATTCGTCCGCCATACCAACGCGAGTTTGTATATAAAGAAAAACAGAGAGATGCTGTAATTCATACACTTACACAAGATTTTCCGCTCAATGTAATGTACTGGGCAGTGCGTGATGACGGCAATTTTGAGGTTATCGATGGGCAACAACGCACCATTTCTATATCCGTCAAGACTACTTAG